The following coding sequences lie in one Apium graveolens cultivar Ventura chromosome 3, ASM990537v1, whole genome shotgun sequence genomic window:
- the LOC141713787 gene encoding uncharacterized protein LOC141713787 encodes MATTETNKLKEGAIGLNYPMLAKSNYTAWALKMKVYMKAQGVWDAVEAKKTGTVVNERQDKIALATIYQEIPEDVLLSVAEKETTKEAWEAIRTLCQGAERVKKARVQTLKGEFEFMCMKDADSLDDFCLKLNGLVTHIRALGETLTDSYVVKKLLRAMPTKYLQIVSTMEQFGDIENMTVEEVVGSLKAHEERLRG; translated from the coding sequence ATGGCGACAACGGAAACTAATAAGCTGAAAGAAGGTGCCATCGGTTTGAATTATCCGATGCTAGCAAAGAGTAACTACACCGCCTGGGCACTCAAAATGAAAGTGTACATGAAGGCTCAGGGTGTATGGGACGCGGTGGAAGCCAAGAAAACGGGAACTGTGGTGAATGAACGCCAGGATAAAATTGCTCTGGCAACGATTTACCAAGAAATTCCGGAGGATGTGTTGCTGTCAGTAGCTGAGAAAGAAACAACGAAGGAGGCTTGGGAGGCCATAAGGACTTTGTGTCAAGGGGCAGAACGTGTCAAGAAGGCTAGAGTTCAAACGTTAAAAGGTGAATTCGAGTTCATGTGTATGAAGGATGCTGATTCTTTAGATGATTTTTGTCTAAAGTTAAATGGGTTAGTAACACATATACGTGCCTTGGGAGAGACATTAACTGATAGCTACGTTGTGAAGAAATTGCTCCGTGCAATGCCAACGAAATACTTGCAGATTGTTTCGACCATGGAACAATTTGGTGACATTGAGAATATGACTGTTGAAGAAGTTGTAGGCTCACTTAAAGCCCACGAAGAAAGACTAAGGGGGTAG
- the LOC141713786 gene encoding uncharacterized protein LOC141713786, protein MATMVQPQIPKLMATNYGNWSIQMKVLLCSYDNWDIVESGYDEPVDATTEAALSNAEKMILKETRKKDKKALYTIIQGVDESTFEKISNAKTAKEAWEILQKSFQGVEKVKKVRLQVLRGEFENLKMKNSENIGEFVTRLKAVTNEMKRNGESLDDVRVMEKLLRSLTRKFDYVVTSIEESKDLSTISIDELIVLAVAVLHVEEVALEVATMVDEDEEGNPSIEAIILKGIGHLVVVKISDYECRAPKVEEMSHFAAAKEYKDVGTAMFLTYKGDEENKKNVWYLDSGASNHMTGHKELFTEIDDTISGEVTFGDSSKIPVGDENFKARKLILDAGSPMFRAMFFGLVGDTGMDKVVLEDIESSILKVTNFI, encoded by the exons ATGGCGACGATGGTGCAACCACAAATCCCGAAATTAATGGCAACAAATTACGGGAACTGGAGTATCCAAATGAAGGTGTTACTCTGTTCATACGATAATTGGGATATTGTTGAAAGTGGTTATGACGAGCCCGTAGATGCTACCACTGAAGCGGCCCTTTCAAATGCGGAGAAGATGATTTTGAAAGAGACCCggaaaaaagataaaaaggcgTTATATACAATTATTCAAGGAGTTGACGAATCAACCTTTGAAAAAATTTCAAATGCAAAAACGGCGAAAGAAGCATGGGAGATTCTGCAAAAATCATTCCAAGGAGTCGAAAAAGTCAAAAAGGTGCGGCTCCAGGTGTTACGCGGGGAATTTgaaaatttaaagatgaagaattcagaaaatattggtgaatttgttacgCGCTTGAAAGCCGTGACAAATGAGATGAAAAGAAATGGTGAAAGTCTCGATGATGTTCGGGTGATGGAAAAATTACTCCGTTCGTTGACGAGGAAATTTGATTACGTTGTTACTTCTATCGAGGAATCAAAGGACTTGTCCACAATTTCTATTGATGAGCTCATAG TTCTGGCAGTAGCAGTTCTGCACGTGGAAGAGGTGGCTTTAGAGGTGGCTACCATGGTGGACGAGGATGAGGAAGGCAATCCTTCAATAGAGGCCATAATTCTGAAGGGTATCGGCCATCTAGTCGTGGTCAAAATTTCAGA TTATGAGTGTAGAGCACCAAAAGTGGAAGAAATGAGTCACTTTGCTGCAGCAAAAGAATATAAAGACGTTGGAACTGCTATGTTCCTCACTTATAAAGGAGATGAGGAAAACAagaagaatgtttggtatcttgactcagGGGCCAGTAATCACATGACTGGTCACAAGGAATTATTCACGGAGATAGACGACACCATCAGCGGAGAGGTTACTTTTGGTGACTCGTCAAAGATTCCG GTTGGAGATGAGAACTTCAAAGCTCGTAAGTTGATACTTGATGCTGGCTCACCCATGTTTAGAGCTATGTTTTTTGGACTTGTTGGTGACACCGGTATGGATAAAGTAGTCCTGGAAGATATCGAATCTTCTATATTGAAGGTAACAAATTTCATATAA